TGGTACAGGGATGAGCtggtttctgaaaaaaaaaaaaaaaaaaaaaacccttaaacNNAANCCCNTTTNAAAAAANANAAAAAAAAANtttaaaaaaaattttttaaaaatttttttatattcgTTGCTGTttgttgcagaaaaaaaaaacaatccaaaaaaaaaaaaaaaaaaaaaaaaaacccttaaaaccATGTGGCGATCAAACCTGTGCCCTTGGCTGACTGAATCAATGTTTTCCATAGTGCTATTAGAGGGTCCTCAACAAATACTTTGTTGAGTTAATTTATCACCACATGTCAAGACTGATCTTGACCTTAGAAACAGCTAGATTTGGCGTTGTTAAAGAGCCTAAGTAGACGTTTCCTGGAGCATAaggggaaaagatttttttcccttaaagagaaatgtgaattaaagaactttttttttttttttgcatgcttcttatgtgtatgttttatatgttAACATTTAAATCCCACAGTACCCTGATTGaatctccatttcacagatgaaggaaCTAAGTTAAATGATGTGCTGAAGGTAAGTATGTGAAGGACAGAATTCAAGATTATAGTCTCCCTGCAGAACCCATTACTTTTTTTCCAAGTCATCCCCAGTTCAAAAAATGAATTGTCCCAAGGAGCATTGGCCATAGCAATCTTAATGGATCGTTCATTGCCCCCAGACTAGCCACAAGGAATGCCAACAGTTAAAGCCCTTTGTCTATAATTATGCCTTGGTTCCCTTAAACAACGCTACCATGTAATTAAAGCGATTTCACCAACGGGCAGCTATGCTTCACTAGAGAATCTGAGAAGAGTCCTTACTATTatgctctgcttcctgttcatgTTACCCATGGTCAAGTCTGGGCTTGGAGCTGAAGCCCAGGAAGAATGTCTAGAATGCTGTTGGCCCAGAACTTGCGCATGCCCACGGAAGCTGTAACAGGGCAGGGTGCAGTTCCTGTGCAGCTGGTGAAACCCCTAACTTACTTCTACTCATGGTTCCCCTCAATGACAtgtgctgaggaaaaaaaaaaaaatgccagtggCCTAGTATCTACCCCCCTGGTGGAGCAGCCTCCATTAACTTCCACAGCAAATCTCACAGTTATTAatcatcagaaatgaaaaatgtctcTTTTTCAAAAGTGTAATTATCAGAGGTCTCACCGTGTCTAGAAAGAAGATGTATTTGCCATTATCAGCACATTCTGTATTTAGTCTCTGAAAAAATTTGGCTTACACCACACAGTTTATGCACTGAATTTTTCTTGAAGCTAGGCTAAGGCTCTGGAAACACAAGGATAGCATTAAATAGTTAAATTACATACTATGTTATAGTGCTGAGTGAGAAGGGCAACCCACAGAGACTTCATACTTTCCTGCGTCCATAAAACTCTAGGTTTGCAAATGCAAGTCAAATAAAAAGCTATTAGGGTTGCAACTAAGAGTTGCTTGGGCTGAAGACCATTAAATGAAAAGGTGATGGGAAAGGTCACTTGGGCCCAGACACCAATccaaattttctaaattttaagttTCCCGAAGTCCACAATCCAAATGTCATGTACTAAAGTACTCATTGTTCCCTTTCTTGTCCCAGTGGCTGCCTTGAGAGGACATGCAGTTGTTACTAACTAACCCCCAAAGCAGCCCAACCTCCACAGAGCACCAGAGGAGTCCAGATGTTGGAGATTATGATCTCTTGAATGCAGTGAAATGTATGCCAGAGATTAAAAGGCAGAATTAATTTATAACACTCTCTACCTGTTTGCAATCTGTGCTTAGCTTATTATCTGCACACATTGTGCTGCACGGCAATTACAATGTTGGAAATAACCCGCAGCACGTGACCACTGCCGTTAAGTTTAAAAGGGGGCATTTGTCATGTTTTAGTCTGCACATCTGGTTCTATCATATTTACCACATGATTAATATAGGAACATATTACAGTGAAACCCtttcatatcatttttatttgctaGGAAATGGAGCACtcttctttcatctcttcctgttccctctcttcctttccaggCTGAACTCAAATTTCTAGTCCTAAGGTCAGTCCATTTGGGGGAAGACAGGGAAATCTGCTTTCCTCTTTGTtcagctccccagccccaaacACAAAGGGGGTGGATCTGCATCCTTTGTTTTACAAAGCACACCCACTAGTCAGAGAAAACTCAACCCTTATTCCAAAAGGAGATGAGACCAGAACCCTCAATCAAACCAAACCTCATGAATTAAGTTCTAAATTTTAAAttcccttttattgaaatataagtTTGTTTAGTCTATTTACACCACaatttatgcacatatatacacagaaggCAAATTCTGTCAAATAAAAAAGTTTTCttactaaaaaattaaaattaaaaaaagtaaagtgCATGAaactgattccccccccccccctctggtGAACATCATCATTGTCAATTTTGGTCAATTGGGAGACGCAGGAAGAAATTCATTATTGACTCTGCTTACAACTAGTCCCGAATTCACAGCCTTCAGGCCAAAATGACAGGAGTTCAGGACTGGGTGAGACAAACTGTCAGGGTCTGTAGGGCTCCCAGGGGCGGGGAAGTCTTGCTCTCTTTGTCCTATCCAGAGCTGTCCCTCAGCTTGGAACAGTTATCTCACCATCGCGCGCCGGAACAAAGGGCGAACACAGGAAGGGGGCTTCACCAGCCCTTGTCACAGCCTGGTCTGGGGCCACCGGCGCTGTGTTTAGTAGGAAATAGAGGAATTAGCTAAAACGGAAGTTTTCCTTtttgggaagggggggggagcgACAAGAATGGAATGCATCTCCCAAAGAGACTGCCATTCGGGGGCCAAACCCCAGCAGCCAGTTTCTTCGGATCCAATCTCCACACAGCACAGAATTCTTTTTATAAGCTAGGTGGAGGGAATGTTACACTTCTCGCCTCGGTGAGTTTGCCCTTCCAGAACTTGGAAAGGAAACAGCCTGGCATGAAAAGAAAGGGGCAAGTGGGTAACACACAAGTTTTTTTTAGACAGCTTGACGATCAGACCATTGGGTGGGCGTTGGCTGGGTGGTCGTTGCCCGTGGCAGAGAAGACAGCCCTAACCCCCATCATTCATACCCCAGTCCCTCTCTTCCTCGGAGTGTTATTAAGTCCCCGGGCCGGCGGCCGTACTTGGCCTTGCAGTGCAAAATGTGTTTGGCGAGGAAGTCAAGGCGGCGCTGTAGCAGCTGAGCGTGGGGTTCTGCGAGCTCCGCCAGCTCTGGGAAACGCGGTTCGTGGCGACTGTAGAGGCGCAGCAACCGGGCCGCCGCGTCCTGACCCCGGTGCAGCTCCAAGACGCGCCTAGCAGTCCGCTCTCGGAATACACACACCGACTGTAGCAGCGGTTCGTTATACTTGTCCCACATGCCGGCTACCCGGTAGCCGTGCACCAAGCCCGCCTCATTGTCCAGAAAGACCAACGCCCCTCCTGGTCCTCGGTGCAGGTTACTCGTAGCGCGGTGCATAACGCGTGGGTCCCACTGTAAGCTGAAGAGGTTGCTCACAAGCCGGTCGAAGTTGGCCGTCAGGTAATCGAAGAGGATCAGATCGGTCCATTGTACCAGGTCCACCAGCTCCGCCTGGCTGAGGTTTGTCAGCTCGCCCCCGGCGTCGCGCAGGGGCCGCAGACGGCCGTCCTCTGATCGCCAGGGCTCGGGCACCACCACGTCGGTGAGGTTAGGCAGCCAGCGCGTCAGGCTCACCACGCTGCCCTCGGTCCAATGCGCGGTGcgcagctcctcctgcacctgcACCCACTGCGCGCCCCGAGCCTCCACCCGAGCCAGTGCCAGCGGCGGCACGTGGCGCTGGAGGCCCAGTAGGCGCGCAAGGTAGTAGGACAGGGCCTCGCCCTGTATCTGCTCTGGGTTGATGCCGTAGCGTACACAGGCACGGGTGCCGTCGGCAAAGCGTGCTAGGCGGTTAGAACTGCGTCCGCAGCCCCCGCGATCCAGAGCCACCACCCGAGCACCCCGTGCCACCTCCAGCCACGCTGCTGCCTGGGCTTCGGAAAAGCCCCGGGGCACCTGCTCTTCCAGGCCGCGGCTCCAGTAGACGCCCCCGTGCACCGCCCTGCGCTCTTCTGGCCGGGACAGCCTGGAGGGCTCGTGCCGCCCGCGGTCGTCCGGGTGCCTCCCAGGCGGGTTATCCGCGCCGGCCGCCAGGGTGAGCAGCGCCCGGAAAGTTTTCAGGGAGCCGCCGCGGGCGTCCCACACTAGGGGCGGGGGCAGAGGGAATCGTGGCTCGGGCGCGGGGCCGCCACTCTGGATCGGATGCCGAGGGAGTCGATCTTCGGGCGGCCGGGAGGCTGGCAGCTCGGTCCGAGGTGGCAGGAGCCCTCCCCACAGCGTCAGCAGCGAGCTCAAAGCCAGCAGCCAGAGccccgcggcggcggcggcggcgccccGCATCTTCCTCCCCATGCTCCTGCCGGCGCGCCGGTGCCACCGCCGCCGCTTCAAGCCAAGCCCGGGCGCCCGGGTGCGGGCGGCGAGGCGGGCCCGGCTGCTAGCTGGCTCCGGGGCTTCGGGTGTTGGAGCCCCATCGCGGCCGCGGAGCGCTGCGGGGCTCTGGCCAGCGCTCTGCCCCGGCGCTGGGAACTCGGTTCGCCGTGGCTTCCCAGCAGCTTTTGTATTTCGCTGTGAGACCCTCCGGCGGTCGCGATTCACAGGCGCCCGGACCACGTGGGAGCGAGGgggatccccctccccctcctctgccgcctctccccgccccccactcccccgccccttcccttcctcttccccttaaAGCGGCAACCGATCCTTCCAGGAGCGAGAGGTGGCCCCGCGCTCTGTCCCGGACTTCGGGGCGGGGAGGAAGCTGGACTGGCGGCGTCCGTGCCGGGGCGTAGGAGCGGGGGCGGGGGCAGAGACCAATTCTTGGAGGTAGCGGCGTGTCCGGTGCTCTTGTTGGGAGTGGGATGATCCCCTTGTACCCTCGTTTGGACTGTGTCTGATCTGAAaacttcagcccccccccccccccgcagtacAGGCAAGGGTCAGGGTG
The DNA window shown above is from Mus pahari chromosome 3, PAHARI_EIJ_v1.1, whole genome shotgun sequence and carries:
- the Fjx1 gene encoding four-jointed box protein 1; this encodes MGRKMRGAAAAAAGLWLLALSSLLTLWGGLLPPRTELPASRPPEDRLPRHPIQSGGPAPEPRFPLPPPLVWDARGGSLKTFRALLTLAAGADNPPGRHPDDRGRHEPSRLSRPEERRAVHGGVYWSRGLEEQVPRGFSEAQAAAWLEVARGARVVALDRGGCGRSSNRLARFADGTRACVRYGINPEQIQGEALSYYLARLLGLQRHVPPLALARVEARGAQWVQVQEELRTAHWTEGSVVSLTRWLPNLTDVVVPEPWRSEDGRLRPLRDAGGELTNLSQAELVDLVQWTDLILFDYLTANFDRLVSNLFSLQWDPRVMHRATSNLHRGPGGALVFLDNEAGLVHGYRVAGMWDKYNEPLLQSVCVFRERTARRVLELHRGQDAAARLLRLYSRHEPRFPELAELAEPHAQLLQRRLDFLAKHILHCKAKYGRRPGDLITLRGREGLGYE